AGTACACGTTCTAGCCGGTCGACCGGATCGCACCGTCACAGGTACGCGACGACCGCGTCGAGGACCTCGGTATCGACGAACAGGACCACGTGATCGCCGGCGTCGAGCACCGTTTCGCCGCGCGGCGTGATCAGCTCTCCGTCTCGCGCGATCGCCCCGATCACGACCCGATCGGACAGGTCGGCCATCACCTCCTGGATCCGGGTCCCCGCCAGCGGACTCGCAGCCTCGATCTCGAATTCGAGCACCTCCGCCCGATCGTGTTCGAGCATCGCGATCCGTTCGGTGCGCTGCTCGCGGGTGAATCGGGTGATCTCCTCGGCAGTAACGAGGCGCGGATTGACCGCGACGTCGATGCCGACGGTCTCGAAGATGTCGATGAACTCGCCGGCCTCGACGACGCCGATCGTGCGATCGACGCCGATCCGCTTCGCGAGCAGGGAGACGAGCAGGTTCCGCTCGTCGCCTTCGAGGGCGGCGACGACGATGTCGGACTCGGCGACGTGTTCCCGGACGAGGAAGTCGATGTCGGTCGCGTCGCTCTGGAGGACCAGCGTGTTGCGGAGGCGTTCGGCGAGTTCCCGTGCCCGGTCGGGGTCCTGTTCGACCAGTCGCGGCTCGAGTCCCCTCGATTCGAAGAGCCGGGCCACCTGGGCACCGATCTCGGTACCGCCGACGATGACGATCTCGTCCACATCTTCGATCGTCGGTGCGGGCGTCAGCGCTCCTGCGAACCCGCGGACGTTCTCCTCGGAGCCGATGACGACGACGGCGTCGCCGGCCCGTATCGCCGTCTCCCCGCGGGCGACGACGACGTCGTCGTCCCGGATGATCGCCGCGAAGGTCAACGACTCGTAGCGATCGGCCTCGGCGACGGTCTCGCCCGCGACCGGGCTGTCGGAGTGGACCTCGAACTCGGCCATCGTCACGAGTCCGTTCGCGAAGAGTTCGACGTCGCGGGCTCCCGGCATTCCGGCGATCCGGACGATCGTCCGTGCGGTCTGGAGGTCGGTACAGACCATGAAGTCGACGCCGAACGCCCGCTCGGATCGTTGCCACGTGTGAAACAGGCCCGGTTCCCGCACGCGAGCGATCGTGAACGGATCGGAGACGGCCTTCACCGCCCCGCAGACGACGATGTTCGTCTCGTCGACGTCCGTGCTGGCGATGACCAGGTCGGCGCCGTCGATCCCCGCCTCCTCGAGCGTCTCGATCGACGTGCCGTCGCCCTCGATCGCGAGAACGTCGTGCGAGTAGGTGACCGATTCGACGCGTTCACCGTCGATGTCGACGACGACGACGTCGTGATCGTCGTCGAGACTGGCGGCGATGTTGGTGCCGACCTCGCCGGCACCGACGACGATCACCCGCACGCGAGGGTCACCTCACTCCGGTCGATCGGGCGTGATCGACGGGGGACGGACGCGGGCGATCGACGGGGGGTGGTCGAGGGCGGTCGGCGCGGACCGATCGGACTCATGTAGTCAGTGTACTCGGGCGAGCGGGAAGTGAGTTTGCGTGGGGCCCGCAGGGTGACGGATCGGGTCAGGGCATCTCGTGGATCGTCAGTTCGACGTCGCGTCGTCGCCCTTCGATATCGGTGACCAGTCGTTCGACGACGGTCTCGGCCTCGTCTATGAGTCGTGGTTCGACCCTGTCGACGACCCAGTCCAGCGAGACGAATCGCGGGAGCGAGATCGAACTCCTGTCCGCGGAGTACGGGTCGTAGACGGCGTCGAAGTAGATTCGACTGGCCGTCGGTGCGTCCGTCGGGGCCGATTCGGGTTCCGGTTCGACTCGCCACTCTCCGCGAGCGTCGATGTCCTTGGTCAGTCGCCACTGCAGCGAGTTGGGCGGGGAGACGTCCGTCACCTTCGATCGGGCGGTGTAGGTGAGTTTCCACCAGGAGAGCACCAGATCGTAGACGGAACCGACGCTGCCGTCGCCGTGCACCCGGACCTCCGTGAGGTGGTCCGTGTACCGGGTGTAGTCCGTGAACGATCGGACGTGCGGGAAGACCTCCTCGGGGGGGCGGTAGGCGAGCGTGCTGAGGAGAATTCTGTCCACGGGAGCCGTGTAGGGGCGGTTCGATAGTAAGGATTGCTATCCCCGAACCGAGAGCCGTCCGACCCGGGATCGATCCGAGAACGAATCGACCCCGTTCCAGGCGACCGGCGGCGGTCCCCCCGCGACCGGGTGCTCCCTGCCGACTGGTGCGAACGGACGGCACCCGCCAACGGACGGCACCGATCAGGGGGTCCCGATCCCGTCGGCGGGATCGACGTCGTGACCGGTCTCGGAGCCGTGCGTCTCCAGCACGTTGATTTCGAACTCGACGCGTTCGCCGGCGAGTTCGTGATTGAAGTCGATCGTCACCTCGTCGTCGGCCACGTCGACGATCCAGCCGACCTCGCCGGTCTTGCTCTCGACGAGTTCGTTCACTTCGGCCGTGGTGTCGCTACGAGCCTCGATTTCGTCCCGGGGGACCGTGACCACGGCACTTTCGTCGACGGTGCCGTAGGCCGATTCGGGATCGAGGACGACCGTTCGCGTGTTGCCCTCGGACATCCCCTGCACGGCCTCGTCGATCCCCGGCAGCACGTGGCCCTCGCCGACGCGGAACTCGAGGGGCTTGAAGTCGCGGTTGTCGTGATAGATTCCCTCCTCGAGGGCGACGTCGACGTCGGTCGTCTCGAATATCTGTCCCGCGTCCGGACCGTCGACGAGGCGACCGGTCAGGTGGACGATCGCGATTTGGCCGGGTTCGATCATGGTCACTCCTCGACGGTGCAGTCCACGGCGTGGGGCATGTAGGCGTTGTTGCCGTATCCGCTCTGATTCCACGGGTACTGGTCGTCCTCGATGCTGCGGAGCTGGTCGTCGGGGTCGGAGATCGTTGCCGGTTGCGTGTAGCCGCGCTCGTCGGTCGCCCGAGAGGCGAGCGTGTGCTCGCCCGACGACGGGTCCTCCCAGACGTAGCGGAACTGCCGCCAGCCCGCGTTGCCGTCGACAGGGCCGAAGAACTCGGCCTCTCCCCAGGTGTCGCCGCCGTCCGTTGACACCTCGACCGTGTTGAGGCCGTCGTCCCCGGCCCACGCGACGCCGATGATTTCGACGGTTCCCGCGGGCGACGGTGACACGGTCTGGCCCTCGCCCGGATAGCCGATGATCGACTTCTCGACCTGATCGTACATGTAGGCGTTGCGGATCTCGTCGGTCCGCTCCATCTGGTCGCGCGTGTCGTAGACCGGAATGTCCTCATAGTGTTCCGCCCTGGTGTCTTCCTCGGGGACGATGCGGTAGGAGTACTGCTGCCAGTGCGTGTAGGTCCGCTGTCCGTCTTCGGGAGCGCCTTCCTCTTCCCACTCCTCGCCGATGACCATCGTCTCCATGACGTGCATCCGGTTGAGCCACTTCACGTTGTTACAGCCGAACCAGCCCGGAACGAGCAGCCGAACTGGGAACCCGTGGTCGGGCGACACCGGCGAGCCATTCATGTTGTACGCCAACAGCGTATCGTCCATCACCTTCTCCATCGGGATCGACCGGCAGAAGACGTCCTCGCCCTCCGGGTGTTCGCCGCCCATCACCGTGAGGAAGTACTCCCCGCTCGTCTCCGCCCCGTAGTACTCGAGGATTTCCGAGACGGGCGTCCCCGTCCAGACGGTGTTCCCGACGGCCCCGAAGGTCCACTGATTCCCGCCCACTTGCGGCTCGAAGTACGATCGGCCGTTCCCGGCACACTGCATCGTGTGGGTGACCGAGTCGGTGCTGAAGGAGTGTTTGATCTCCTCCATCGACAGTTCGACCTCCTCGTCGACGAGGCCGGTCAGCGAGACCGTCCACTCGGACTCCTCGATTTCGGGAGTCGGGTAGTGGTTCCGGATGTAGTGTTCCTCACGCGGCGTGATGTACTCCGCGTACGTCTCTCGGGCCGCGGCCTCTGCGTTTTCCGGCTCCGGCGAGAGAATCCGCAGTCCCGGATACCGTTCTTCGAGAGCCGGTCCCTCGTCCTCCGTTTCGTCCTCCCCTTCGTCCTGTGTCGGCTCTCCTTCGGCTTCCGCGTCACCGTTGCCGCTCTCTCCGCAGCCGGCGAGAACGCCGACGCCGGCGAGCGACCCCGTTGCCATCAGAAACCGCCGTCGTTCGACGAACCGGTCGCGTAGCGAACCACCGTCTGACCCTTCTCCCTCACTCGATTGCTGCTGTGACATGCGGTGTACTGTTTGTGGTAACCAATATCAAACATCGGCTGGTCCACACCAACCGCTACTCGGTGACGATCACCGTTCCAACCATTCCCTGTCCGGCGTGGGGAGTACAGACGTAGACGTACTCTCCCGGAACGGCAAACTCGTGTTCGAACGTTTCGTCTACGTCCATGATGGCGAAGTGGTCGTCGCCTTCGTAGGACGTGAACGGGTCGGCATCGTCCGGATTTTCGCATTTCGGCGACGCGTCCGGATGGCTCGTAACGTTGTGCCCTTCGCTCAACGCGGTCCACCGAACGGTGTCTCCCACCTCGATTTCGACCTCTTCGGGTTCGTATCGGAGGCGTCCTTCCGGGCCGACGTCGACCTCGGTGACGTCGCCGTCGCCCGATCCGTCGGCGTCGTCGCTAGATCCGTTGGCGTCCTGTTCGTCGTCGTCCTGTTCCCCGGAACATCCTGCAAGCGCCGACCCGATCGCGATCGCGCTGGCCGTCCGAAGGAACGTACGTCGTTCGATCATCCTGCACGCCATCGCAGGTAAGCGGCTTACATATAACCTGAATTGGCACAGACCAACCGATTCCGAACTCGAAGGCCGCCGGCGAGATGGGCAAACGTCACGGACCTCGTTATCCGACTCGAACGGAACAGCAGTCTCGCTGCTCGAGTGCGAGAGAAAAATTCGAGCAGTCGCACACTTACGGATACTCGTACCTATCGTATGAAATAGTATCACATATTTAGTGTCCCATGAGTGTTGTTATCACATGCGAGAACTCACCTTCGAACTCGGATATCAGGACGGAGCCTGTCCCCTGATGGACGTATTCATGGAGTATCCGACGCTGACGGCGGACTCCATCGGCAGTTGCATTCAGCGGGATCGGTTTTGGTTGATCGATCGATTCGTGGGGCCCTCGGCGGCGCTCGATCGCATCGAACGCATCAGGTTAGACGGGGACACGCCGAGAGAGGAAATAACGTCGTCGGACTGCCGAGCGATTCGACAGCACGAGATACTCGAACGCCCCTCGACGACGCTCGTTCTGTACTCGTTTGTGAAACGGACGCACACCTGCAATTCCGTGATGGCCCTTGCGGCTCGACACCTCGATCTCGGCGTCATCTTTCAGTCACAGCGACGCGGCAACTGTCACAGTTGGCGCTTGCTCATGCCGTCGGACGAGAACGTCGACGTGTTCTGCGAGCAGGCCGAAGCGCACCTCGACGACGGGATTCGCTTCACCCTCGGCCGACTCTGTGACGCGGAACAGTTGAACTACGACTCGCTGGCGTCGGTGTCGATTCCGCGAGAACAGCGGGAAACGCTCCGGGCAGCGATCGAACACGGCTACTACGAGACGCCGCGGGACATCACCGTCAGCGAACTCGCGGACGTTCTCGACGTTCCGCAATCGACGGTTTCCTATCGCCTCCGTCAGGCGGAAGCACGACTCGCCAAAGGCTACCTCCACCGTTCCGACGGCGAGTTCCGCGCTCGAGCCACGAAACACACGTGATCGATCGGGACGACGGCTATCTCGATACCTACGCGAAGAGTCCCCAGGCGATCCGGTCCCAGAGGCGTTCGTAGGTGTAATAGGTGCCGGTCTTCACCACGTTAGCGACGATCCCGATGTCGATGGCGGCCCGAGCGTCGTCGACGACGACCCAGGCGACCGCGATCGTGATCGCGACCATCAGGAGCCGATAGCCCAGGGTCTTTATTATCGCCCGCTTTCGCGCCTGAAGCGGACGGGACGAGACGGACGTCGAGTGTGACATGCCGACTATTACCACATTCGCCATCTTAAATGTAACCGATACCGGTACCATTTTCGAGACGATATAATGGTATTCGGTTCCCCTTCTTCGGGAACGTGTCTCGACGCCGGGGACTCGAGACGCCGTAGCGGGCTTCGAGAGCGACGAGTTTCGACGCCGACGGAGTCGATGGAAATTCTTGGCTCTGTTGAAATCCTCGGAGAGTTACAGCTTCGAGTAGTGGGTTGACCGAATGCAGACTCTCCCAAAATCAAGGTTGCTTCAATTCGTAGAGAAGGCATTTCACTTAGCTCAACGAGCTACGGCCCGATACTCCTCCAAGTTCTCGAAGCAACGCTACACGCTCCACCAACACATCGTTCTGCTCTGTCTGAAAATCCGCAAGAACACGTCATACCGTACACTTCTTGACGAACTCATCGAGATGCCACGTATTAGAAACGAAATTGGTCTCGCTGAAATTCCATCGCCGTCAATACTGTGTAAAGCGTTCCATCGCCTTGAGATGGCTGTGTGGCGTGTGCTTCTCAATCTCTCGGTCGCGTTGCTCCCAACCAATGGTGTTGTCAGCATTGACGCGTCAGGCTTCGATCGAAGCTATGCATCCAAGCATTATACGAAACGAGCGAAACTCACTATCCAGCAGTTGAAAGTCACACTCTTGATCGATACCAAAGCGAACGCTATCCTTGATATTCACGTCACAACGACCCGAAAACACGATTCACAGATCGCTCCATCACTCATCAGGCGCAATCGCAACAGCATCCGTATCCTGCTCGGAGACAAGGGATACGACGACCAGACAATCCGATCGCTCGCACGGGAATATGAGATACGTCCACTCATCAAGCATCGGGAATTCACCTCACTCCACTACGCGTGGAATGCGCGGATGGACACTGATCTCTACGGGCACCGCAGTCAAAGTGAAACGGTTAATTCCGCTCTCAAACGGAAGTACGGTGCCTTCGTACGGTCACGGTACTGGTGGAAACAGTTCCGTGAACTCGTCATCAGGTGCGTTGTCTACAATATTGAGATCGATCTCTCCAACTAATCGGCTCACAGAGAGCGTTACGAGACAGTGACCCAGCGGTCATCTGCAATCAAACCAGTGATGAGTTCACCGGTGAGGTCTATGCCGCTGGGCGCATACCGACACTATGAGTGTCGTCGCCGAATTCACTGTCGATGCAGACCAGTTTCAACTCGGTGACACCCTCTCGGGCGTACCGGGTATCACCTTTGAACTTGAACGGTGTGTCCCAACAGGAGACCTTGCTCTCCCGTTCCTGTGGGCTACCACAGAAGAAGACCTCGACGAGGTGGTGGAAACGTTTGAAACGCAACTCCTCGACAGTCCGTATGTCAAGAAAATTCTGGCTCTCGATAAGATAAAAAACGGAATATTCTACCGAATCTCGTGGACAGATCCTACAGAGGATCTCCTCGATGCGATCATTATGTCAGACGCGACTATCCTCCAAGCACGCTCCGAGCAGGGAACGCGATGGGAGTTCAGCGTTCGGTTTGTGGATCACGATAAGTTGGCGTTGTTTCAAAACACCTTGGCTGATCACGAGGTCAGAATCCATATCGACCGTATCTACACGTTCGCCGAGGAGACCGATCACCGACGACAGTTCGATCTTTCGTTCGAACAACGGGAAGCGTTAGTGCTCGCAGTTCAGCGAGGCTACTTTGCGACGCCGAGCAAAGTGAGTCTCGACGAGTTAGCGGACGAACTCGGTATTACAAAACAGGCGGTCTCGGCCCGCATTCGGCGTGCCAACGAGAAAGTTCTCGAAACGACGTTGCTCTCCTCGGCAGTTGCGGAGCGTGGTGGTGATTAACTTCCACGGGAAATAAAAGGGCTTGACTCGTCAGTGAACACCCTTACTCGTAGTTGCTCCGGACTGAAACCTGCATGGCAAACGACGATCCGGCCTCGACGGACAAGACATCACTAAGCGAGGTCTTCGATGTGCTCACCCACGGTTCCCGGCGACGGATTCTCTTGGAACTGGCCGATCACAATCCACGGACTGCGGCTGAATTCGAGGCCGAAGAATTCGCCGTAGGGGAGGGCAATCACGACTCGCCTAAAATTGAACTCCACCACACTCATTTGCCTGCTCTGGCAGACGCGGGGTTCATCAACTGGGACTCCCAGACTGGGACAATTACCCGCGGGCCCCGCTTCGGTGAAATTGAGCCGCTTCTCACATTGATTGACGACCAGCAAGAAGGACTCCCGACCGACTGGCCGTAATCCACCAGCGCCATTTGGGCGTTTAACGTGTCAGACCTGAACGGTTTCAACAAGGCCAAATTCTTCTATACGCGCGGTGACCAACTGATAGTCATGCGAGACGTCTGTATCGTCGGTGGCGGCGTCGCCGGACTCGCCGCGTCGATCTTCACCGCCCGGGCCGGACTGGACACCCTCGTCGTCGACGGCGGGGAATCGATCCTCGCGCGCAACGCCAGCCTCGAGAACTATCCCGGTTTCCCGGACGGGGTCGACGCCCGCCGTTACCTGCAACTGACCCGCGAGCAGGCCCGCAACGCGGGTGCCGCGTTCGAACTGGGCCGGGTCACGCGCGCCGCCCCGATCGACAGCGCGACGCCGCCGGAATCGCGAGAGGCCGGTGACACCGGCGACGAAACGGCTCCCGAGGAGGGGTTCGTCCTCGAAACCGAAGGTGGCGAGCCGATCGAGACCCGCCGCGTGCTCGCCGCCTCGTGGGCGGACAGCGACTACCTCGAACCGCTGGACGTCGGCCGCACACAGCGGGGCAGCAAGCACCTCGTCGCGGTCGACGAGGCCGGCCGGACGGCCGTCGAAGGGGTCTACGCGGCGGGCCGCATCGCGGACGAACCCCACCAGGCGATCGTGGCCGCCGGTCACGGGGCGAAGGTCGGCCTCGCGGTTATCCACGACTCCGAGGTGAACTTCTACCACGACTGGGTCGTCCCCGAGGGCTACTTCACCGGTCGGGGCCGAGAGGTGCCGCCGGGCTGTGAGGAGATCGGCGACGCGCAACGCCGCGAACGGGACGAGCAGGCACGGGAGCGGATTCTCGAGGCCTTCTCGGAACCGCTCGACGAGCAACCGACGATGCACCCGAGCGTCGATCGGGACTGATCGGGACGGGCGTTCGGCTTCGTTTCGCGATTTCGGACAGTGTCCGCGGTCCCGAAACGAGGGATAAACGAACCGGCGCGATCGGCTGTCGATCGTGTCCGAGAAGTGCCCGGGGGCTCGCTACTCTTAACACGCTACCGTGAGAAATTCAACCAGATGCTCGAGGGAGTCAACGTTGCGCTCGGGGTGACGGGCTCGATCGCGGCCGTCAAGACGGTCGAACTGGCCCACGAGTTGCGGCGGCAGGGAGCCGAGGTGCGGGCCGTGATGACCGGCAGCGCCCGGGGGATCGTCCACCCGTGGGCGGTCGAGTTCGCCACGGACGACGACGTCGTGACCGAGATCACGGGGCGCGTCGAACACGTCGACCTCTGCGGATACGACGGCTGGGCCGACGTCCTGCTGATCGCGCCCGCGACGGCCAACACGGTCGGCAAGATCGCCGGGGCCGTCGACGACACGCCCGTGACGACCTGTGCGACCACCGCGCTCGGATCCGGTACGCCGGTCGTCGTCGCGCCCGCGATGCACGAACCGATGTACGATCACCCCGGCGTCCTCGAGGCGATCGAGACCGTCGAGGCGTGGGGCGTCGACTTCGTCGACCCGCGCATCGAGGAGGGCAAGGCCAAAATCGCCAGCGAGGAAGCCATCGTCTGTGACGTCGCCCGCGCCGCGGACGATCGGCCGCTCGCGGGCGAGCACGTCGTGGTCACAAGCGGTGCGACGGCCGAGTCGATCGATCCGGTCCGGGTGCTCACGAACCGGTCGTCGGGACGGATGGGCCGTGCCGTCGCGAAGGCCTGTTACGCCCGCGGGGCCGACGTGACGCTCGTCCACGGGGTCGTCGGCCCGCGACCGGTCTCCCGCGAGTCGGCGCGCTCCGGCGGCGACGTTCCGTACGCCGACGTCCGCGAGGTCGAGACGGCCGACGACCTGCTCGCGGCAACGATCGACGCCTGCGGGGACGCCGACACGCTGGTGTCGGCCGCTGCGATCGGCGACTACACGGTCGAGACCAGTCCGGAGAAGCTCCGGTCGGGTCAGGACATCACGCTCGACCTCGAGCCGACGCCGAAGGTCATCGACGAGGTCCGCGACCGGTACCCGGACCTGCCGATCGTCGGATTCAAGGCCGAAACGTCGGGCGACGACGGGGCGATGATCGAGGCCGCCCGGAAGACGCTCGACCGGGTCGGCCTCGCGTTCGTCGTCGCCAACGACGCGAGCGTGATGGGGGCCGATCGAACGCGCGCGGTACTGGTCCACGAGGATGACGCCGCACGATACGAGGGGACGAAGGCCGGGCTCGGCGGCGAGATCGCTGCCTCGATCGCGGCGATACTCGGCGACTAATCGTCGGCGGAGTGGCCGACGATCGTCGCGGCTGCTGACCAGTCAGGAGAATTATATAGGTGGCGATCCTGCCACGAATTAATGGGTGTACGTCCGGATTTGACCGGCGCGAAGAGGTGATCTGTGGTGGCCCAGCAACAGCGCAACGAACCCGACGGCCCCCTCTCGAAAGGCGAAGTTTTCGAAGTTCTTCGAAACCAGCGGCGGCGCTACGTGCTCCAGTTCCTGAAACAGGACGGCCGTCCCGTCGAACTCGGTGATCTCGCCCAGCAGATCGCCGCCTGGGAGTACGAGACCACCCTCGACGGCGTCACCCCCGAGCAGCGAAAGCGCGTCTACACGACCCTCCAGCAGACGCACCTGCCGAAGATGGACACGGCCGGCATCCTCGAGTTCGACTCCGATCGGGGCGTCATCGAGCCGACCGATCGGACGCGGGACATCAGCGTCTACCTCGAAATCGTGCCGGGAAGCGAGTTCGCGTGGCGGGAACTGTACCTCTCGCTGGGCGCGATCAGTTGCGCGCTCGTCGCCGCGCTGTGGCTCAGGATCTACCCCATGACGCTGCTATCGGATCTGACGTGGGCGGCGATAATCGCCGTCACGTTCACCGTCACCGCGATCGTCCACATCTACCACGAGCGGAACATGCGCGTCGGACAGGGCGAGCAGCCGCCGGAACTGAGCTACGGCGCCGACGACTGACTTCGACGGGTGTGTGGGTGTCTCACGTTTGCTCGTCGGTATCGTCAACTTTTACTCCGCTACCGACCGACCGACGACATGGATCAGTTGAAACGGTCGCTTCTCGAGGCGCCGATCATCGAGAAAAACGGGTACCACTACTTCGTTCATCCGATCAGCGACGGCGTCCCAAAACTCGATCCGGGACTGCTGCGCGAAATCGTCATCCGGATCATTCGCAAAGCCGAACTCGAGAACGTCGATCGGATCGTCACCCCGGCCGCGATGGGCATCCACATCTCGACCGCGGTTTCGCTGATGACCGACATTCCGCTGACGGTGATCCGCAAACGACAGTACGGACTCGAAGACGAGGTCGCCATCTCCCAGAAAACGGGCTATTCCGAGAACGAGATGTACATCAACGACGTCCGCGAAGGCGAGCGCGTGCTCGTCCTGGACGACGTGCTCTCGACCGGCGGCACGCTCGCGTCGGTCCTCGACGCGCTCAACGAGATCGGTGCCGAGGTCATCGACACCGTCGCGGTCATCAAGAAGGTCGGCGGCGAGAACAAGGTCGACGACGCCGGGTATCAGGTCAAGACGCTGATCAACGTCGACGTCGTCGACGGCGAGGTCGTCATCGTCGACGAAGAAGGCGATTAACGGTCGGTTGGCTTCCCCTACGACGCCCGGCCTGGAATCACGGCGCAGAATTTGGGGTCGGCTCCCGACCCGTCCTGGGTTCGAGAGACGTCCGTCCCACTCGTCGCCGGGCGGATTCGCCCTCTTGGCGGCTGTCTCGTGGGCCGATCGTTAGGTCTTCCGTACGGATCCATCATCGGTTCCGTCCGATCGGAATTTGAACGCCCCGACGTCCGGTGATCGCCTGTCGTCTCGGTTGGAGTCGGAACCGGTGGTCCGACGCGCTCGGGGAGAGGACCTGAACACGTACAGTCCTCTTCGAAGGGGTAATGCCAACCTCTCGAACTGGTATTTTGCTTTTCCGCTTCACACAGTTTCCTATTTCTTGAAGCATTTCGTGATTTTCACTCGAGATTGTATCACGGTTACCCGGATATCAATACGCTTCTTCCCTTTCCCAATGGTATATTAAACGGGGTAAGAATTGCTTGGAGGGGAAGCAATACATATTTATATTTGTGATTCACATTTCGTATCCATGGTGCGGGATCACACGCAGACGGAACGGACTGTTAACCGACGAAAACTCCTCCAAGGCGTTGGAGGCGCCGGTGCGATAGCACTCGCAGGCTGTCTCGGCGGTGAGAGCAATGATAACGACAACGGAGACAAGGAACGAGCACTACAGTTGCTCGAGGAGGGCTTCGAGGAAGAAGGCTTCGAACCGCCGTACGAAGCCGACCTCGTCACGAACGAGAACCCCGAGCGCGTCAAGTGGTCACAGATCGTCCAGCAGGTGCTCGAAGACACGGAGTACTTCGACCTCGAACTGCAGCAGTACGAGTGGACGACCTACCAGGAGGTCGTTCTCAGCGAGGAGT
The nucleotide sequence above comes from Halosolutus halophilus. Encoded proteins:
- a CDS encoding DUF7344 domain-containing protein, which translates into the protein MAQQQRNEPDGPLSKGEVFEVLRNQRRRYVLQFLKQDGRPVELGDLAQQIAAWEYETTLDGVTPEQRKRVYTTLQQTHLPKMDTAGILEFDSDRGVIEPTDRTRDISVYLEIVPGSEFAWRELYLSLGAISCALVAALWLRIYPMTLLSDLTWAAIIAVTFTVTAIVHIYHERNMRVGQGEQPPELSYGADD
- the coaBC gene encoding bifunctional phosphopantothenoylcysteine decarboxylase/phosphopantothenate--cysteine ligase CoaBC, with protein sequence MLEGVNVALGVTGSIAAVKTVELAHELRRQGAEVRAVMTGSARGIVHPWAVEFATDDDVVTEITGRVEHVDLCGYDGWADVLLIAPATANTVGKIAGAVDDTPVTTCATTALGSGTPVVVAPAMHEPMYDHPGVLEAIETVEAWGVDFVDPRIEEGKAKIASEEAIVCDVARAADDRPLAGEHVVVTSGATAESIDPVRVLTNRSSGRMGRAVAKACYARGADVTLVHGVVGPRPVSRESARSGGDVPYADVREVETADDLLAATIDACGDADTLVSAAAIGDYTVETSPEKLRSGQDITLDLEPTPKVIDEVRDRYPDLPIVGFKAETSGDDGAMIEAARKTLDRVGLAFVVANDASVMGADRTRAVLVHEDDAARYEGTKAGLGGEIAASIAAILGD
- the hpt gene encoding hypoxanthine/guanine phosphoribosyltransferase; the encoded protein is MDQLKRSLLEAPIIEKNGYHYFVHPISDGVPKLDPGLLREIVIRIIRKAELENVDRIVTPAAMGIHISTAVSLMTDIPLTVIRKRQYGLEDEVAISQKTGYSENEMYINDVREGERVLVLDDVLSTGGTLASVLDALNEIGAEVIDTVAVIKKVGGENKVDDAGYQVKTLINVDVVDGEVVIVDEEGD